The following are encoded in a window of Deltaproteobacteria bacterium genomic DNA:
- a CDS encoding type II toxin-antitoxin system Phd/YefM family antitoxin: MAKIPNIIPITDLRQDATSIVKRVATSREPLIITQRGRAAAVMVSMEAYEHSQHELEVLRLLARGEKEIEEGKGYAIDTVLAEADTLLKEIQR, encoded by the coding sequence ATGGCAAAAATACCAAATATCATTCCGATTACTGATCTCCGCCAGGATGCAACGTCAATCGTAAAGCGTGTGGCCACGTCGCGGGAGCCACTTATTATCACGCAGCGAGGTCGTGCTGCTGCCGTGATGGTCAGCATGGAAGCCTATGAGCATTCCCAGCATGAACTGGAAGTTCTGCGGCTTCTTGCCCGCGGTGAGAAAGAGATCGAAGAGGGCAAAGGCTATGCCATAGATACAGTTCTCGCGGAGGCAGACACCTTGTTGAAAGAGATACAACGGTGA